The following proteins are encoded in a genomic region of Glycine soja cultivar W05 chromosome 17, ASM419377v2, whole genome shotgun sequence:
- the LOC114393904 gene encoding FCS-Like Zinc finger 13-like: protein MLGKRPRPMIGKLSELLVSRGRTVAYLDTTGSPRGPLDMKMMQSSPRGLKNYDLGGVGLGIVVALDKSNEVAAREVLPKHAVCTSNLNRSGPIPVHYTKNPDEFDVEEYTYVTCHVPNKTFTKVYYDGGEGEIRRHYNNSNVGVLRRTAPQPLIVEAESSYPTSNFLSSCHLCGKKLHGKDIYMYRGEKAFCSPECRSSQIMMDERKERCRSEASRSVEMSSSPYAREQIFSTGILAL from the exons ATGTTGGGGAAGAGGCCCCGGCCAATGATCGGAAAGTTGTCGGAGTTGTTGGTCTCGAGAGGCCGCACGGTGGCATATTTGGACACCACCGGAAGCCCTAGAGGCCCATTAGACATGAAGATGATGCAATCATCACCAAGAGGCTTAAAAAACTATGATCTTGGTGGTGTTGGTCTTGGAATTGTAGTGGCTCTTGATAAATCCAACGAGGTTGCTGCACGTGAAGTTTTGCCCAAACACGCCGTTTGCACCTCCAATTTGAACCGGTCCGGCCCAATCCCGGTTCACTACACCAAAAACCCAGATGAATTTGATGTGGAGGAATACACCTATGTGACATGCCACGTACCTAACAAAACGTTCACTAAGGTATACTATGATGGTGGTGAAGGTGAAATTCGGAGACATTACAACAACAGCAACGTTGGAGTTCTCAGAAGAACCGCACCACAACCTTTGATTGTTGAGGCCGAATCATCGTACCCCACATCGAATTTTCTCAGTTCATGTCACTTATGCGGAAAGAAACTCCACGGCAAAGACATATACATGTACAG AGGAGAGAAAGCGTTTTGTAGCCCAGAGTGTCGTTCGAGTCAAATAATGATGGACGAACGGAAGGAACGGTGTAGGTCAGAAGCTTCAAGGTCTGTGGAAATGTCAAGCTCGCCATA